Proteins co-encoded in one Arachis hypogaea cultivar Tifrunner chromosome 13, arahy.Tifrunner.gnm2.J5K5, whole genome shotgun sequence genomic window:
- the LOC112736583 gene encoding nudix hydrolase 9 — MENENSNETTSSSSSSIVDPLSFKLLVSCPSPLSPSQVSASFSADYDRVPHPDTILENSISQIWEQRAQNNKSLFNGNKFRYGGYELKDGGGSNHEPHLCLHLGLTDYRTFVGTNLSPLWERFLVPSEDDPIRCQHTSSPLGNGAVVETIDKKIIVLQRSNNVGEFPGHFVFPGGHPEPQEIGITSHQHGKESVNNEVSREMFDSIVREVVEEIGVPASSLSIPAFIGISRRDLNVRPAAFFFIRCNLDSEEVQKLYSNAQDGYESTQLYAVSVVELESMTSRMPGCHRGGFALYKLMVEAANTTSSKFLSTYSL; from the exons ATGGAGAATGAGAACAGCAACGAAACAACgagtagcagcagcagcagcatcgTGGATCCTCTTTCCTTCAAGCTCCTAGTTTCGTGTCCCTCTCCTCTCTCACCATCacag GTTTCTGCTTCATTCAGCGCCGATTACGACCGGGTCCCTCACCCTGACACCATCTTGGAGAACTCCATCTCTCAG ATATGGGAGCAGAGAGCTCAGAATAACAAGTCACTCTTCAATGGAAACAAGTTCAGG TATGGAGGGTATGAATTGAAAGATGGAGGTGGATCCAATCATGAACCTCATTTGTGCCTCCATCTAGGTTTGACAGATTATAG GACTTTTGTGGGAACAAACTTAAGTCCTCTGTGGGAAAGGTTTCTGGTTCCATCAGAAG ATGATCCTATTCGTTGTCAGCATACCTCCAGTCCGCTAGGAAATGGTGCAGTGGTGGAGACAATAGACAAGAAGATAATTGTTTTACAACGGAGTAACAATGTTGGTGAATTTCCTGGACATTTTGTGTTTCCCGGAGGCCATCCTGAG CCTCAAGAAATTGGTATAACTTCCCATCAACATGGCAAGGAATCAGTCAACAATGAAGTTTCACGGGAGATGTTTGACAGCATAGTTCGGGAAGTTGTTGAAGAAATTGGAGTGCCAGCCTCATCCCTT AGCATTCCAGCTTTTATTGGCATATCTCGCAGGGACTTGAATGTGAGACCGGCTGCATTTTTCTTTATCAGATGCAATCTTGATTCAGAAGAAGTTCAGAAGCTTTATTCTAATGCACAAGATGGCTATGAATCAACTCAGCTTTATGCTGTCTCAGTG GTtgagttagaaagcatgacttcTAGGATGCCTGGCTGTCATCGCGGCGGATTTGCTCTCTACAAATTGATGGTTGAAGCTGCCAACACTACTTCTTCAAAGTTTTTGAGCACTTACAGTTTATAA